The sequence ttgccttttcttttctttctttttctattctgcttctttacagtcggcaacatataaaagaaaggaagagcttatttgttttattttttgatggcaaataatcattttacccttaatgagttattttgcttttatttgatagtctttttttttgttagcactaccaagctccgttcatcctaaaattttaactagattttattcaatatattttaagatttcttgtaaaatttcagctcaatttaATAGTCAGATTGAAAATTAcgttcaataacataaaactagtcaaattgtgatttttcatcaaatttctaaatttctccaaaaattctgaaattttaatccAAGCTAAAGTATTATATTACAAGGCTCTAcgcaaatttttaaaatttttgataactcaattaaaaattaaaaatttattttatataaaactagtcaaaaaatattgataaaatcttaaccTGGACTAGAGCCCACCCTAGCCCTTAGCACACCTCCGCCCTTGATTACATACCTAACTGCTAAGATTTCACAGATCAATGGAAACTAATAAGAAACTCAGAGTGATATCAAGATCGAACATCAGAAAACAAGCTCTACCAAAAGTAGTAAATTTCAGATGCTAACGATCGGTTTCTCTATTTAAGTGATCAAAAACACCAGAAATCAAGAACTaccagtgtgtgtgtgttcaaCTGCCAGCTGCATGTGTGTCTCACAATAAAAAGACTAGCTATTATATGCGTTGTTACATAGAATggctctaaaatattattgatgcaaTTTCTGACACTGCATTTGACCCGTACCCCTCAGGGAATGCTTTGATAATTGTCACTTTTCACTGATGAAAAGGAATATATGTAACGCGAAGAAGAGGAGTTGGTAAAGGGAAAAACATTGACATTTTTTGGATCTTGATTATGTTGCTCTTCGAATTACATGATCTGTGGTGGGGTTCAAGAGTTCCTAGATAGAAACTTATTTAATATGGAGTGCAGATTTTATTGTTAGACATTCGTATAAAATTGGACCGCAGGCCCATATATTTGCAGCTCAATATACATTCGTTATCTAATCCGAGGTCTAGTGATTTCATGAACTAGGCTTGGAAGAAGGATAATAGCTTTTTAAGTGCttatagatgattttttttattttttatttgtttttgcggaCCAAAACGggtcaaaacaatattaaaacatgttgttttatttaaataaaacagtaggtaattttttgtatttttgaccaggtcattaatttctttttaactttattctctaatcttttaatttagttaattaaatcctcaattaaattttgattataaaaatcaattcaatttcaatcatGTTTCAAAACGATTCCCTAAGTTTAGTATCATTTTCATCTTACTCTTTCATCttggatatttttaatttttttttaattgacctttaaacttataatttcttcaaatttcacCCTTGTTTTCAGTTGAATTAGGTCTTCAAATTCATGCACCTTTTATAAAAAGGTCTTTAGttctgaatttcttcaatttggtccttaattgatctcaaaactttgattttcttgcaattttatctctAATTTCATCCAAATGAGTTTGGAGAAATTAAATCTAGTCCTCTAAATTAAGCTTCTAAACTTAATTCTTCACCAATTAagtttctaataaaattaatttgactcatgAAAAGTCTAAATAAGTCATTTTACTTAactaaatcttttaatttaactcaaattaattattaaatttaattaaacttttagtgattaaattaaattgatttattaaaattttatttaagtttttagacttaatttttatgaaagggGTTAATTAGGCTCTCACAGTCGTTCTCTAATCGTCAGGGCCATTGGTGTGAATTTTGGTGTTATTTTATGCTCCAATAAGAAAGTTGGTAGGTCTGATTTCGATAAATATAAGGAGTACAGTATAAAATTGGACCGCAGGCCCATATATTTGCAGCTCCATATACTTTCGTTATCTAATCCGAGGTTTAGTGATTTCATGAAGGAGGCTTGGAAGATGGATAATGGCTTTCTGAGTGCTCTatagattattttgttttagctGTTAAGCTTTGGAACAAGGAgggttttggttattttatttaatattttttttctttttattatttatttttctcgtaataaaaactctagaaaaaaaaaagatgttattcTTCTTAAAAGATAGCCTTCTTTAGTTAAGGCCAACAAACAAATGGTTGTTatctttgatataaaaaaaatatatgaattatatttttttttcccaataacCTATATTGATATATGTTTATTAAACATTACACTAAACTCAATCTTCCTATATCATGTATTAATCTATTAGATAATCTTCTgatcaattatattattaactaattatttatatctttcaaagagaagaaattacacaataaaaacttaattcaagaGGAGACAGATAGCAATCTTGTAAAATAAAGTGACAATGTAGAATAGCAAGATTTTagacctaaaaaatataatatatcatgATTAATTGTAGGAGTTTAAAGgtactagaaaaataatgaaaaaaaaagtaaaataaaattataaagaaaagtagataaaaataaattgaaattgtaTATGTGGGCAAGCAATCTGCCATAGTAATAGTGTGGCCCCTTTATAAATTAGTACAAAGTCTAAATACTGTGATTTGTTTGTGTCTAAGATGTTATCTAGGACCAAGTATAGGATATGCAATGCTGCaagattttagttatttttattttatatttattaatgatttgTGGATAAGGGTGAGATATGTTTATTTAGTTTATGCGCTCTTCCATCTTGATTCGTGTGTTGATTTTTGGTTGGTTAAAAAAGTCAATATTCAACACACGAATCAAGATATAGAAGAGCAGTGCGTATAGTCTAagagaatatttaatttttcatagtAAGAGAATAAGAAAGCACTAAAATGTTGAcgttaagaaattaaataattgtcTATTTTTCGtacaattaaatatttaatttatcaaaagaaataataagTGGAATATTCCTCCATTTAAGTGAAGGTTTGGAATCAACTATTGATCTATTGATGCGGGAAGGATGCTCTTCCCTTGGAGGTTTCTCTCTGTTCATTCGACTACCATTGCTGTTTCTGGAAAATCAATAATGATGCAAGCATGAGATTAGCGTGGCGTGAACATTTTTCTCAGCTCTtgtccttccttttttttttttttttttttttaaaccatgtcAAGATGCTTAAATCCTCTAGTTACTGTTGTAAAAATTCGTCTACGTCAAAgtccttcctttcttttcttctccgaTCAATCCATGTCAAGATGCTTAAATCCTCTAGTTACTGCTGTAAAAATTCGTCTACGTCAAAGTCTTCCATTTGGCGTGCTGACCATGCAAATTGTTCAAAAGAGGCTGGCTTCGATTtgagatttgtgtttttttctttgttttgaaagTTTACTGTCAAAGTCTGCTGTGAGGAAGGACTTTTCGGTTTTAAAGGAGTCTGTTTTATAGACTGTTAGCCAAAAAACAATTGGCTGGTGCTTCTGTGGAAGCTTGACTGTGATTTTCGTTGTAGTTTGGTAGAGAGTAGCTGGTTAAACATGGACCTACGAGACCCTCAAAATTACTTGATCAGAGGTTCTGACTTCTCTTGTTCAGACAGACAGCTGCTCCATTGTTGTGTGCTGTACAAAGACTGAAAAAGCTTCTGGTACAAAGACTGAAAATTAATTCCACAATTGAAGTTTCAAAGTTATTGCCATTCGCCTTCAGGTTCTGGTGTCAAATCAAAGGCTgctcaataaaaaaacaggAGCCAAGTCTTTCTCGGCAGCTCATCTTGAATAACAGAGTTGAGCAAGAACAACAGACTCCGAACCTCCCAGAAAATGTTGAAGAAAAACCCCATTATGTTCTCACTTCACTTCCTTGCcctcttccttctttttctcgACCATGCAAACCCACAGCCCCATGATCAAGAACAAGCCATTCTACTGAGACTGAAGCAACACTGGCAAAATCCATCGTCTCTCGACCGGTGGACCCCATCAAGCTCCTCTCATTGCACTTGGCCAGGAGTGGCCTGCACCAATAACTCCATCACTCAGCTCCTTCTTGATAACAAGAACATCCCTGGAACAATCCCACCCTTTATTTCTGACCTTAAGAACCTCGAAGTTCTTAATTTTTCCAATAACAGCATTATTGGAAAGTTCCCTGAAGTTGTCTACAACTTTTCCAAGTTAGAGATCTTAGACCTCTCTCAAAACTACTTTGTTGGCACCATTCCTGATGGTATTGACAGTTTGTCTCGGCTCTCGTACCTCAACCTCTGTGCTAATAACTTCACTGGCAACATTCCAGCTGCCATTGGGCGGATACCAGAGCTAAGAACTCTTTATCTTCATAATAATCTGTTTAATGGTACTTTCCCTGCAGAAATCGGAAAATTGTCCAAACTTGAAGAGTTATATATGGCTCACAATGGGTTTCTTCCATCGAAGTTGCCTTCCAGTTTCACCCAGCTGAAGAAACTGAGGGTGTTGTGGATGTCTGAAGCGAATTTGATTGGCGAGATCCCACAAATGATTGGGGAAATGGTGGCACTGGAGCACTTGGATTTATCAATGAATGAATTGACTGGGAGTATCCCAAACGGCTTGTTCATGTTGAAGAATTTGAAGGTTCTGTTTCTTTACAAAAACTTGCTATCTGGGCAGATCCCTCAGGTTGTTGAAGCTTTGAACTCGATTGTCATCGATCTTTCGCAGAACAATCTGACTGGTACAATACCTGTTGATTTTGGGAAGCTTGACAAATTATCAGGTTTGAGTTTGTTCTTGAATCAGTTATCTGGAAAGATCCCAGAAAGCATTGGTCGTCTTCCGGCATTGAAAGAGTTTAGGTTGTTTAGCAACAATTTATCAGGGCCAATCCCTCCAGATCTTGGTCGATACTCATCCCTTGAAGGCTTCCAGGTTGCTTCCAATAGGCTTACAGGGAACCTGCCTGAATATTTATGCCATGGAGGTAGCTTAACAGGAGTGGTAGCTTTTGATAATAAGCTCGGTGGAGAGTTGCCAAAATCACTTGAGAATTGCAATAGTTTGCTAACAGTAAGAATCTCAAACAACGCATTTTTTGGCAATATTCCTGTTGGTTTATGGACAGCTTTAAATTTGCAACAACTGATGATAAGTGATAATTTGTTCACTGGAGAGCTTCCTAATGAAGTGTCAACTAGTCTTTCACTGCTCGAGATAAGTAACAACAAGTTCTCTGGGAGTATTTCCATTGAAGGGAATTCTTGGAGGAATCTGGTAGTCTTCAAAGCGAGCAATAACCAATTTACTGGCACTATCCCTCTTGAATTAACCGCTCTTCCTAATCTGACGGTTCTTTTACTTGATAAGAACCAGCTTACCGGAGCACTTCCATCTGACATCATCTCATGGAAATCTTTAACTACTCTAAACCTCAGTCAAAATCAGCTTTCTGGACAGATTCCGGAGGAGATTGCTACCCTACCTCACCTGCTCGAACTGGACTTGTcagaaaatcaattttctgGCCAAATTCCACCTCAACTCGGCTTGCTGAGACCTACTTATCTCAATCTCTCTTCAAATCATCTCGTGGGAAAAATCCCAGCTGAGTATGAAAATGCAGCATATTCCAGTAGCTTCTTGAACAATCCTGGTATTTGTGCAAGTAGGCCATTGCAATACCTTAAGGTTTGCTTTTCCAGACCccaaaaatcaagcaaaacttCAATCCCACTCCTAGCCTTGATATTAAGTGCTTTGATTACAGCTTTTCTGTTAGCATTGTTATTTGCATTCATCATTATCAGAGTTCACTGGAAGAGAAACCATAGATCGGATTCAGAATGGAAGTTCATTAACTTCCATAGGTTGAATTTTACTGAATCAAACATACTGTCAGGATTGACAGAAAGCAACCTGATAGGAAGCGGTGGATCAGGAAAAGTATATCGTGTTGCTGCAAACGGCTCGAGTGTTGTTGCTGTGAAAAGAATCTGGAATAACAGACCGTTGGAGAAGAAACTTGAAAAGGAGTTCCTTGCAGAAGTTGAGATACTGAGTACAATAAGGCATTTGAACATAGTGAAGTTGCTCTGTTGTGCTGTCAGTGACAATTCGAAACTTCTTGTCTACGAGTATCTGATGAATCATAGTCTCGATCAATGGCTGCATACAGCAAGGCGATCAAACAGTGCATCAGCTTCAGTAAATCATGTTGTTCTGGACTGGCCGAAGAGACTGCAGATAGCAGTGGGAGCTGCTCAGGGTCTGTGCTACCTGCATCACGACTGCTCTCCCCCAATAGTTCACCGAGATGTCAAGTCAAGCAATATCTTGTTGGATTCCGAGTTTAATGCAAAAATTGCTGATTTTGGTTTAGCAAAGATGCTGATTAAGCAGGAAGAACTTGCTACCGTCTCAGCTGTTGCCGGTTCTTTTGGTTACATAGCTCCAGGTAAAAGATCACTCTTCAGGTCTTATCCTTGTGTACTTGCTTCCTTGCCCTCCTTTTCCAGTACCTAACATTGaactttcttattttataaCTCGAATCGCAGAGTATGCTCAAACAGTTAGAGTAAATGAGAAGACCGATGTTTATAGCTTTGGGGTTGTCCTTCTTGAACTAACAACGGGAAAAGCAGCAAATTATGGTGATGAGCATACAGGCCTCGCCAAATGGGCATTGCGTCACATGCAAGAAGGAAAAACCATAGTCGATGCCTTGGATGAGGAGATAACGGAACCTTGTTACGTTGATGAAATGAGCAATGTTTTCCTACTAGGGGTTTTCTGCACCAGCGAAGTGCCTTCTGCTAGGCCTCACATGAAGGAGGTTTTGCAGATCTTACACGGAAGGAACCATCCATTGGTCTACGGAGCGAAGAACAATGGAAGTGAGTATGATTCCACTCCTTTGCTTAAGAACTCAAAACGCGAGAGGCAATCAGAAAGTGACAGCACTCTGGCATCCGATAATTGATCACTCTGCTTTATGCACAGAAATCACCACTACTCTCTGCTTTCCTTAAAGAATAAAGAGTGTTATTTCTGAGTTCAAATTGTATAGTTTGCGTAGTTAGGCACATAATGAGCTAGTATAAGCCTAAGATAGCAGATACCATCTAAATCTTCAGAGAATAAAATCGACAGCTACAAGTATGCAATGCTGTAGCTTGTACGGTCTTTTTAAAACCAGTGTCCAAGCTGGGATGCATGATATCCGAGAAGATATACAGTGTACTAaagtaaatttagaaaaataaattatatttcaatatttgtaatataattaaaaataaattgaaaaacgcTTTTCCGTATTTAGTTATGTTATAGAAAATAAGTcgaaaaaataacttattaatgttttatttttttcaagtttattaaaataataaggaacaaatcttacaaattaaaatattgaatgcgagtgaaattgaaaaaaaaaatataatttcataaattatttcaactaaaataaataataatcaaaataataaagatcaaatccaaaaaaataaaaaaaaattaaaataataataattaacattttataaattatttcaaataaaataagtaacaatcaaaataataaagatcaaatttgatagatataaaattttaattaaaaaataataagaaaaaataaataataattataaaaataaacaccaaaattaatataaaaataaaattttaaaaaataaaattaaaatacaaatatttaaaatatacaagAGAGATATGAATTTAGATGCAAGCGCCACCTTCACAATAATTTCACCTGCGAATCGTTTTTTCTCCCACAGCCACAGGCCACCATTTAAAATCGCACGCATGTAAAGGCGAAACCCAAAATACTCGCCACCTGGCTTCCACCAGCAACAAAAGATCAACAAAGAACAGTCATGCATGCAGGTGAAAAAATAGTTCGTCTAACGAACAAAACATATCTGGCAATGATATAGCTTCTAGCCTACAACGTGTTGATCCTGGAAATAAATCATGATCATAAAAATTCACTTTATTTTCCATCAGGaccatagaaaaaatattaattgttttacaTCCCCCACTTTATTGTGTAATTCATGTAAACGACAGAAAAGTAAAGAGGAGCAGTGTGACAGACTCCCTCACTGAAGCTTGGGACCGCTAATGGCACTTTTCAAAAGAGTATTTGATCTCCTGCTCAACTTACTACCACAAAATATGGACATCGCTGGCATCATCACAAGAACTAGGTTGAAAAGCTCTAGATGATTTGAAGTCGAGTGTGAGGGGATaatatacaaaaaacaaaaatgtaacACTACTTAATGTAATGGGTTATCATCAAGATTCTTCGACCTCCAGGTATTGGGAATGTGAGGCTGCTAGGAGAGCAGCTCCAATGCCTGAGCCATCGTTAGACTGCTCAACGGCGATGTTGTCAGAAACTTCTTCTCCCAGTAACTCCTTGAGAGTGCTTTCCATGCAGGTACTAAATTTAGAGTAGTGCTCATACAACCCACCATCCATTGCTATCACAGACTTCTGCTTTTCACCATCCTTTACTGTGTCTCTCCCCAATTTCTTGATGATGCCTACAATCCCAGCAGCAGATAGGCGGGCACCGCGAGTGGCAACAATGTCACATAGTTCAACAATAGCTTTCCTCATTTTCAGCGAGGTATGAGGTATCTAGGGGACAACAGGAAGCAAATATGAAACGTGCCCTTTGGATTACGTAACAAAACAACGAAATATTTTTGCAGTTGGAGAAGAGCAAAGATGGCAATTGAAAATGGAAAACATCACGACTCTCCTATAACCTGGTTCACACCAAGCCAGATGTGGCAGGCTTCCAAGAACCACCAAATTTTCTTGACAGAAGATGAAGCAGAGTTGGTACACATACAGTCATCAACACAAACCTAACCTAACTAgttattgatattaatttccTCTTATATATAATGCATCGCACAGATTGAGTCAGCCTGTTTTCTTAGGTTCAATCTCTTTCACCCAACTTCAGCgttacctttttcttttcattttttacatttcttACAGAGTAACcacaaagaaatttattttgaacGAGTTATGAAAATGAGGTAATTTGGAAGTTAATTGGAAGAGAGAGTTATAACTGAACTTTCGAACTACTATTCACCTATTGTGTGTAAACtactatttttcttattttattatgctAGTTTTTGGGATAAATAGTCACCTTAAGCagatatcatttttaatttttgaaataaaatggtATCAAAAAGAAAGATGTGTATCAAAGTGAGGTGACGTAGCGGTCCTTGTTTTGCATGGAGAAGGAAAATGAATGTATGGCAAAGAAATTTTCCAAAACATGTGAGGATGGGATGGGGACAAACAAAATCTCCACAACATCACTTCATTATCATACCAACTTGAATAATTCAAGCAAGTTAAGAGGAAGTTTTGATCTCTATGCTGAATTACAATTAATCTCCTTTTCTCATGAAGAGAGCGTATCAAGATGTAAGAGGTAAATAGAATTATACAGAAGGCAAACACAATAGGCAAAGCATAATACCTCTAAAATATCTTTTAGTTTGCTTCCAACAACTCTCAGATCTGAAGATTCATCATGGTGCATTGCAGACATGTGAGGCGTCCTGCATATTAACAGCAATGCAAGTTTGTATTAgttacaacaacaacagcatTGGGTTGATCAAGATGCAATGACGAGCCATCTCAACTCAAAACAGGAAAAGGaccaaaaaattcaaactcaatACATTGCAGACAGCTCACAGACAAAAATATATAGCAGACCTTAAGATGAATGGAATCTTCAGTTTTGGTGGAACAATGTCACCAAAAAAGGCAGCCTCTTCAGCCATTTTCAGTAGAACTCTGCGTACAATTTCTCCCAAATACATACCAGaaataatcttttcaaaaatcTGCAAACAATAATGACAAAGCTCTTATAAGTACATTAAACCACCTCTATAAGCAGCAATGAGTCAAAACTAATAAGGAATATAGCATCACCTGTTCGCCAGGATTCAAAGACTCAACATCCAAGTCTTGATCATATTCTGTTAGTGGAAGGTGCGAGGACCGGAAATTACCCCATTCCATGTTGATAACCTATAATAAGAAGCAGTTCGGGTATCAGTTTATGCTTATTAAATCCATTCCTGTTATAAGACAAAGTAAAAAAGAGGTGAAATTGTATCTGAAATGCCAACCATTTCTCCAGATTTGGGTAGAAGACCATGCCACTTAGGAATTGCTTGTGCTCGCTCTACATATGCTGCATTTGTTCCGGTACCCAATATTACAGCAGCAATGACATCTGGGTTGTGGTATCGACCTCCAGCTAATGTTCCAATTGTATCATTGACCTACATCAGCTCAGAGAGTTGAAGAATCTGTTTAGTTATGTAGACATGTGACTGCATTACGCATTAAGCACCCATTCCATCAACACTGGACTGTAAATCACATTCTTTGCCATTTAATAGAAAACACCCAAACAAAGAACCCAGGGACAGCAACCGAATTACTAACCAAAGCTGACACACGCATGTCAAGTCCAATTCTTTCCATGGCTTTGGTTAATTCTCCCACCACATCTTGTCCAACCTAAGGACCAGGAATGAAGTGAGCAACAAGGTGAAAAAGGATTGGCAGAATAAGAAGGTACAGTTATTGACTGAAGCTATTGCAATCTTGAGTCTAAGTGCTGGTTACAGTATTTTGCTTTAACATTTTCCAGAGCAGAAATATCAGGGATATACCCTTACAA is a genomic window of Populus alba chromosome 18, ASM523922v2, whole genome shotgun sequence containing:
- the LOC118051598 gene encoding uncharacterized protein produces the protein MLKKNPIMFSLHFLALFLLFLDHANPQPHDQEQAILLRLKQHWQNPSSLDRWTPSSSSHCTWPGVACTNNSITQLLLDNKNIPGTIPPFISDLKNLEVLNFSNNSIIGKFPEVVYNFSKLEILDLSQNYFVGTIPDGIDSLSRLSYLNLCANNFTGNIPAAIGRIPELRTLYLHNNLFNGTFPAEIGKLSKLEELYMAHNGFLPSKLPSSFTQLKKLRVLWMSEANLIGEIPQMIGEMVALEHLDLSMNELTGSIPNGLFMLKNLKVLFLYKNLLSGQIPQVVEALNSIVIDLSQNNLTGTIPVDFGKLDKLSGLSLFLNQLSGKIPESIGRLPALKEFRLFSNNLSGPIPPDLGRYSSLEGFQVASNRLTGNLPEYLCHGGSLTGVVAFDNKLGGELPKSLENCNSLLTVRISNNAFFGNIPVGLWTALNLQQLMISDNLFTGELPNEVSTSLSLLEISNNKFSGSISIEGNSWRNLVVFKASNNQFTGTIPLELTALPNLTVLLLDKNQLTGALPSDIISWKSLTTLNLSQNQLSGQIPEEIATLPHLLELDLSENQFSGQIPPQLGLLRPTYLNLSSNHLVGKIPAEYENAAYSSSFLNNPGICASRPLQYLKVCFSRPQKSSKTSIPLLALILSALITAFLLALLFAFIIIRVHWKRNHRSDSEWKFINFHRLNFTESNILSGLTESNLIGSGGSGKVYRVAANGSSVVAVKRIWNNRPLEKKLEKEFLAEVEILSTIRHLNIVKLLCCAVSDNSKLLVYEYLMNHSLDQWLHTARRSNSASASVNHVVLDWPKRLQIAVGAAQGLCYLHHDCSPPIVHRDVKSSNILLDSEFNAKIADFGLAKMLIKQEELATVSAVAGSFGYIAPEYAQTVRVNEKTDVYSFGVVLLELTTGKAANYGDEHTGLAKWALRHMQEGKTIVDALDEEITEPCYVDEMSNVFLLGVFCTSEVPSARPHMKEVLQILHGRNHPLVYGAKNNGSEYDSTPLLKNSKRERQSESDSTLASDN
- the LOC118051596 gene encoding hexokinase-1 isoform X2 codes for the protein MGKVAVGAAVVCAATVCAAAALVVRHRMRCSGRWARAMAILREFEENCGTPIGKLRQVADAMAVEMHAGLASEGGSKLKMLISYVDNLPSGEENGLFYALDLGGTNFRVIRVLLGGKDGGVVKQEFEEVSIPPHLMTGSSDALFGFIATALANFVATESEGLHPSPGRQRELGFTFSFPVRQTSIASGNLIKWTKGFLIDDVVNDTIGTLAGGRYHNPDVIAAVILGTGTNAAYVERAQAIPKWHGLLPKSGEMVINMEWGNFRSSHLPLTEYDQDLDVESLNPGEQIFEKIISGMYLGEIVRRVLLKMAEEAAFFGDIVPPKLKIPFILRTPHMSAMHHDESSDLRVVGSKLKDILEIPHTSLKMRKAIVELCDIVATRGARLSAAGIVGIIKKLGRDTVKDGEKQKSVIAMDGGLYEHYSKFSTCMESTLKELLGEEVSDNIAVEQSNDGSGIGAALLAASHSQYLEVEES
- the LOC118051596 gene encoding hexokinase-1 isoform X1, whose product is MGKVAVGAAVVCAATVCAAAALVVRHRMRCSGRWARAMAILREFEENCGTPIGKLRQVADAMAVEMHAGLASEGGSKLKMLISYVDNLPSGEENGLFYALDLGGTNFRVIRVLLGGKDGGVVKQEFEEVSIPPHLMTGSSDALFGFIATALANFVATESEGLHPSPGRQRELGFTFSFPVRQTSIASGNLIKWTKGFLIDDVVGQDVVGELTKAMERIGLDMRVSALVNDTIGTLAGGRYHNPDVIAAVILGTGTNAAYVERAQAIPKWHGLLPKSGEMVINMEWGNFRSSHLPLTEYDQDLDVESLNPGEQIFEKIISGMYLGEIVRRVLLKMAEEAAFFGDIVPPKLKIPFILRTPHMSAMHHDESSDLRVVGSKLKDILEIPHTSLKMRKAIVELCDIVATRGARLSAAGIVGIIKKLGRDTVKDGEKQKSVIAMDGGLYEHYSKFSTCMESTLKELLGEEVSDNIAVEQSNDGSGIGAALLAASHSQYLEVEES